In Humulus lupulus chromosome 7, drHumLupu1.1, whole genome shotgun sequence, the following are encoded in one genomic region:
- the LOC133790565 gene encoding F-box protein At5g03100-like → MAKKRVKMTSSMAEEEDGFSKLPDAIILYILSLLPTVDVVRICLLSKRLKPMWYLVPTLSFSDATTDFQSLQDVENFYKYVDAYLGHRRRGMDFMVDSDITSFKLQMKNSYHTSKSTRLDKWLDFLVENRVKEINIQLGFAFDRALSCYRLPISVLNARDLTVLELDRLDLNTAYSIRLPALKTLSLKNDYFEDNLKDDAVFKLLLGCPSLEKLLLSMCDNLTPLGNPLRLQSLSLKWLKIKYLGFVPPLQVEAINLEYLVVNGFILEDTNLSACKAIRSLSLTFDHCNEEYPSISLEYLISTLPHLENLTLKDCFKVKLEQIKISNQQLTSFTLKNRCIKYDFGMNVIIESAPKLASFCYEGNTNFSISMKSSNLLNGKFVIHNVHENYDANGFFCMMNFLLNLNCSWNIVTLHVPTDKVFIMPEYLKRICHPSLLKWKHLRVMIDCKSEIVSNLKDALLRISPSLETLCINEKDMF, encoded by the exons ATGGCGAAAAAAAGAGTTAAAATGACATCGTCAATGGCTGAGGAGGAAGATGGATTTTCGAAACTACCTGATGCAATCATCCTATACATACTGTCGTTGCTCCCCACTGTGGATGTCGTTCGGATATGCCTCCTTTCAAAGCGTTTGAAGCCCATGTGGTATTTAGTCCCCACACTCTCTTTCTCCGATGCTACTACTGATTTTCAATCATTACAGGATGTAGAGAATTTCTACAAGTATGTCGACGCTTATTTGGGGCACCGCAGgagaggtatggattttatggtGGATTCAGATATAACTAGTTTTAAGCTCCAGATGAAGAATTCCTATCATACTAGCAAATCCACTCGCCTAGATAAATGGTTAGATTTTTTAGTTGAGAATAGAGTCAAGGAAATAAATATTCAATTGGGTTTTGCCTTTGATCGTGCTTTGAGCTGTTACCGCTTACCTATATCAGTACTCAATGCAAGAGATTTGACTGTTTTGGAATTGGATAGGTTAGATTTGAACACTGCTTATTCAATTAGACTTCCAGCATTGAAAACTTTGTCATTGAAAAATGATTACTTTGAAGATAACTTAAAGGATGATGCAGTATTTAAGTTATTGTTGGGTTGCCCGTCTCTTGAGAAATTGTTGTTGAGTATGTGTGATAACTTAACTCCTCTTGGTAATCCGCTCCGTTTGCAAAGTTTAAGCCTCAAGTGGCTGAAAATTAAATATCTTGGCTTTGTACCACCTCTCCAAGTTGAAGCCATAAATCTTGAATATTTGGTAGTAAATGGATTTATCTTGGAAGACACAAATCTTTCTGCATGCAAGGCAATTAGAAGTCTCTCACTAACTTTTGATCACTGTAATGAAGAATACCCGTCTATATCATTAGAGTATCTCATTTCAACCCTTCCACACCTTGAGAATTTGACTTTGAAGGACTGTTTTAAAGTGAAGTTAGAGCAGATTAAAATCTCGAATCAACAGTTGACAAGTTTCACTTTGAAGaataggtgtattaaatatgattTTGGAATGAATGTTATAATCGAATCAGCTCCAAAATTAGCATCCTTTTGTTATGAAGGCAATACCAACTTTAGCATATCAATGAAGTCTTCTAATTTGTTGAATGGAAAGTTCGTGATTCATAATGTGCATGAGAACTATGACGCAAATGGGTTTTTTTGTATGATGAATTTTCTTCTGAATTTGAATTGCTCTTGGAATATTGTAACCCTGCATGTTCCTACAGATAAG GTTTTCATCATGCCTGAATATTTGAAGAGGATCTGTCATCCTTCCTTGCTTAAATGGAAACATCTAAGAGTTATGATTGATTGTAAGTCAGAGATAGTGTCAAACTTGAAAGATGCCTTGCTGCGGATTTCACCATCTTTAGAAAcattatgtattaatgaaaaggACATGTTTTAA
- the LOC133790567 gene encoding ALBINO3-like protein 2, chloroplastic — MASYKILNRLRRSIPAAYLSHKRGYHLLTILNPNSSSVTNPLPFTPHLGKPNLPLKNPYSLLLNSRAITTQSEDDSVFGEARGVDIDHSITVSPELITESNVMDAALSISGEESMLPIRVVSSMLDGFHEISCLPWWVVIASSTLALRAVLFPLLIFQLHKLKRIGELFSKLPSPFPEPLSEKSYIDHISHFMKERKAIGCPSFLWFLPYVCVQVPCFFLWMTTVRRMSLDHHPGFDCGGAFWFQNLTEFSHGISGSIFPVVIAGLHYANVQISFRKSSVKKVTSLLDLLVKYYKHYLDFLTLPILLSCYFVPQGSLVYWVTNSSLTAIQQLSLKNPAVLVKLGLSDKITFSSAADSGNSIPAITSSSEPKKNQLVFLEDLSPIPSTKPEKLKEVFLEDLSPKELLNLSVQLLSKQHIESAIPIMQLALSKDPEYTQCLVLMGQTLMQKGMLTEAIKYLERAIYKLLLGGEPTEVEDIDHLICASQSAGSLYICQGKFKEGLVHLERIGRLKEPEDPVSKAHYFDGILKLSSALYNVGRREEAAYYLRLAAAYNPAFNEYLEQCENDDDSLVSDLASSRRQDY, encoded by the exons ATGGCGAGCTACAAGATTCTTAACCGCCTCCGCCGTTCTATTCCAGCTGCTTATCTCTCTCACAAGCGTGGATACCACCTTCTCACCATTCTTAACCCTAATTCTAGCTCTGTCACTAACCCTCTCCCGTTTACTCCCCACCTCGGCAAACCCAACCTCCCGTTAAAGAATCCGTACTCGTTGTTGCTCAACTCTCGAGCTATTACCACTCAGTCCGAAGATGATTCGGTGTTTGGAGAAGCTCGAGGTGTTGATATTGATCACTCGATCACTGTGTCGCCCGAGTTGATTACCGAGTCCAATGTTATGGATGCCGCTTTATCAATTAGCGGCGAAGAGTCAATGCTTCCAATTCGTGTAGTAAGCTCAATGCTTGATGGGTTTCATGAGATTAGTTGCTTACCTTG GTGGGTAGTTATTGCTTCCTCTACATTGGCTCTGAGAGCTGTTCTGTTCCCTTTGCTTATATTTCAACTTCATAAGTTGAAACGAATTGGAGAATTGTTTAGTAAAT TGCCATCCCCATTTCCAGAGCCTTTATCAGAAAAAAGTTATATTGATCATATTTCACACTTTATGAAGGAAAGGAAAGCCATTGGGTGTCCCTCATTTTTATGGTTCCTTCCATACGTCTGTGTCCAG GTGCCATGCTTCTTCTTGTGGATGACTACTGTACGAAGAATGTCGCTGGACCATCACCCTGGGTTTGATTGT GGAGGTGCATTTTGGTTCCAGAATTTGACTGAATTCTCTCATGGGATTTCAGGGTCCATATTCCCTGTAGTAATTGCTGGTTTGCACTATGCCAATGTTCAG ATTTCCTTCAGAAAATCTTCAGTAAAAAAGGTTACTAGCCTGCTTGACTTATTAGTAAAA TACTACAAGCACTACTTGGATTTCTTGACACTGCCTATACTTTTAAGTTGTTACTTTGTTCCTCAG GGAAGCCTTGTGTATTGGGTCACAAATAGTTCACTTACTGCTATACAG CAATTATCTCTCAAAAATCCTGCTGTACTTGTAAAGTTGGGGCTATCAGATAAGATTACTTTTAGCTCAGCTGCAGACTCGGGCAATAGTATTCCTGCTATAACTTCCTCAAGTGAACCTAAAAAAAATCAGCTAGTATTTTTGGAAGACCTCTCCCCTATTCCCTCAACAAAACCTGAAAAACTTAAGGAAGTCTTTTTGGAAGACCTCTCCCCCAAGGAACTGCTTAAC CTTTCCGTCCAACTATTATCAAAACAACACATTGAAAGTGCAATTCCTATAATGCA ACTGGCACTTTCCAAGGATCCCGAGTACACACAATGTTTGGTTCTCATGGGTCAGACTCTAATGCAGAAAGGAATGCTTACAGAGGCGATCAAGTATCTGGAGCGTGCTATTTATAAG CTCTTGCTTGGTGGTGAGCCTACCGAAGTGGAGGACATCGATCATTTAATCTGCGCATCTCAATCGGCGGGTTCTCTCTATATTTGTCAG GGAAAATTTAAGGAAGGTCTGGTACACTTGGAAAGGATCGGAAGGTTGAAAGAACCAGAGGACCCTGTAAGCAAAGCTCACTATTTTGATGGAATATTAAAGCTTTCAAG TGCTTTATACAATGTGGGTCGCAGAGAAGAAGCAGCATATTATCTTCGATTAGCTGCTGCATATAATCCAGCTTTCAATGAATACTTGGAGCAATGTGAAAATGATGATGACTCTTTGGTCAGTGATCTTGCCAGCAGTAGACGACAAGATTATTGA
- the LOC133790568 gene encoding sugar transport protein 10-like, whose product MAIGGMVVSHVGRNYEGSGLNAFVVVTCLVAAMGGLIFGYDLGISGGVTSMESFLKRFFPSVFRKMNDETIQQNEYCKFDSELLTLFTSSLYLAALAASFVASVITRSFGRKVSMLIGGVVFFLGSILNGAASNIEMLIIGRLLLGIGVGFANQSVPLYLSEMAPAKIRGALNIGFQMAITIGILAANFVNYGTAQIKGGWGWRVSLGLAAVPAVMLTVGAIFLPDTPNSILERGHHEEAKRMLQRVRDATNVDDEFQDLVDACEASKKIQNPWKNIMLPQYRPQLTICILIPFFQQLTGINVIMFYAPVLFKTLGFGDNASLISSAITGVVNVLATIVSIVSVDRFGRRVLFLEGGTQMVVCQIAVAILIGLNFGVSGEGVLTKPEADLLLVLICGYVAAFAWSWGPLGWLVPSEICPLEIRSAAQAINVSVNMFFTFIIAQVFLSMLCHMKFGLFFFFAGFVIIMTVFIYFFLPETKNVPIEEMNRVWKAHWFWGKYIPDEAVIGGHHDSTTTDDDYNKPANNAV is encoded by the exons ATGGCGATAGGAGGAATGGTGGTTTCACATGTGGGAAGGAACTATGAAGGCAGTGGCCTCAATGCCTTTGTGGTGGTCACTTGTTTGGTTGCTGCAATGGGAGGTCTCATCTTCGGCTATGACCTTGGAATCTCAG GAGGAGTTACTTCAATGGAATCTTTCCTCAAGAGGTTTTTCCCATCTGTATTCAGAAAAATGAACGACGAAACGATTCAGCAAAACGAGTACTGCAAATTCGATAGCGAGTTACTGACATTGTTCACTTCTTCCCTCTACCTAGCAGCATTGGCAGCCTCATTCGTTGCTTCAGTTATAACCAGGTCCTTTGGCAGAAAAGTGTCCATGCTTATTGGAGGAGTGGTCTTCTTTTTAGGCTCTATACTAAATGGTGCTGCTTCAAACATTGAAATGCTCATTATTGGTCGCCTATTGCTTGGTATAGGTGTTGGTTTCGCCAATCAG TCAGTCCCACTCTACCTATCAGAAATGGCACCAGCAAAGATCAGAGGAGCTCTCAACATAGGATTCCAAATGGCCATAACCATTGGTATCTTAGCAGCCAACTTTGTCAACTACGGCACAGCTCAGATAAAGGGTGGTTGGGGATGGAGAGTCTCGCTAGGACTCGCCGCCGTCCCGGCCGTGATGTTGACGGTCGGAGCTATCTTCTTGCCTGACACTCCCAACTCCATCCTCGAACGAGGCCACCATGAAGAGGCCAAGAGAATGCTGCAAAGAGTCCGTGATGCCACCAACGTCGACGACGAGTTTCAAGACCTCGTCGACGCCTGCGAAGCCTCGAAGAAGATCCAAAATCCATGGAAGAACATCATGTTGCCTCAGTACAGGCCCCAACTCACCATTTGTATCTTGATCCCTTTCTTCCAGCAGCTCACTGGCATCAATGTCATCATGTTCTATGCTCCGGTGCTTTTCAAGACTCTGGGGTTTGGTGACAATGCTTCTCTCATATCTTCTGCCATTACTGGCGTTGTTAATGTCCTTGCCACCATAGTCTCCATTGTTTCCGTCGACCGGTTTGGAAGGAGAGTTTTGTTCCTTGAAGGTGGCACACAAATGGTTGTTTGCCAG ATTGCTGTAGCAATTCTGATAGGATTGAACTTTGGGGTATCTGGAGAAGGAGTGCTGACCAAACCAGAAGCCGATCTTCTACTGGTGTTGATTTGTGGATACGTAGCAGCATTTGCATGGTCATGGGGTCCATTGGGTTGGCTAGTACCAAGTGAGATATGTCCATTAGAGATTAGATCAGCAGCTCAAGCCATAAACGTCTCAGTCAACATGTTTTTCACCTTCATAATAGCTCAAGTCTTCCTATCCATGCTTTGCCACATGAAGTTcggccttttcttcttctttgctgGGTTTGTGATCATCATGACTGTGTTCATCTACTTCTTCTTACCAGAGACCAAAAATGTCCCCATTGAAGAGATGAACAGAGTGTGGAAAGCTCACTGGTTTTGGGGCAAGTACATACCTGATGAGGCCGTAATAGGAGGCCACCATGATTCTACAACAACAGATGATGATTATAATAAGCCAGCCAACAATGCCGTGTGA
- the LOC133790569 gene encoding protein PELOTA 1: MKIVRKDFVRNGPGSVKMVAVDSDDLWYAYNLIAPGDSVMAVTVRKVLREAASGGRDAERVKLNLEVKVEEVADYDKVGEVLRIRGKNILENEHVKIGAFHTLELELNRPFVLRKDVWDSLALHVLQQASDPTASADLAVVLMQEGLAHVMLIGKSMTTTRARIETSIPRKHGPGIAGYESALNKFFENVLQAFLKNVDFNVVRCAVIASPGFTKDQFHRHLLLEAERKLLRTIIENKSRIILVHTTSGYKHSLKEVLEAPNVMNMIKDTKAAQEVRALEEFFSMLSNDSARACYGPKHVEVAHERMAVQTLLITDDLFRNADLVARRRYVNLVESVKDSGGTVHIFSSLHVSGEQLAQISGIAAILRFPLPDLEDIEM, encoded by the exons ATGAAAATCGTCCGCAAGGACTTTGTCCGTAACGGACCCGGAAGCGTCAAG ATGGTAGCTGTTGATTCCGACGATTTATGGTATGCCTATAACTTGATTGCTCCTGGGGACAGTGTTATGGCTGTAACTGTCAG GAAAGTACTTAGAGAAGCTGCTTCTGGTGGAAGAGATGCAGAGCGTGTGAAGCTGAATCTGGAAGTTAAAGTTGAAGAG GTTGCGGATTATGACAAGGTTGGAGAGGTCTTGCGGATACGTGGAAAGAACATTTTGGAGAATGAACATGTAAAG ATAGGAGCTTTCCATACATTAGAACTTGAGCTGAATCGGCCTTTTGTATTAAGAAAG GACGTTTGGGATTCATTGGCATTACACGTACTTCAACAAGCCTCAG ATCCCACTGCAAGCGCAGATCTAGCTGTTGTTTTAATGCAAGAAGGATTAGCACATGTTATGCTCATTGGTAAAAG TATGACAACAACTCGTGCAAGAATTGAAACTTCAATTCCACGCAAGCATGGACCTGGTATTGCTGGTTATGAATCT GCCTTGAATAAATTCTTCGAGAATGTTTTACAG GCTTTCCTGAAGAATGTTGATTTCAATGTTGTTCGATGTGCTGTGATTGCTAGCCCTGGTTTTACTAAG GATCAGTTCCATCGACATTTACTGTTGGAGGCAGAAAGAAAGCTACTGAGAACTATTATTGAGAATAAGTCTCGCATAATTCTCGTGCATACAACCTCAGGCTACAA GCATAGTCTGAAAGAGGTTCTGGAAGCTCCAAATGTCATGAATATGATCAAGGATACCAAGGCAGCACAAGAG GTCCGAGCTCTTGAGGAATTCTTCAGCATGCTTTCAAAT GATTCAGCTCGAGCATGCTATGGACCCAAGCATGTTGAGGTAGCCCATGAGCGCATGGCTGTTCAAACGTTGCTCATCACAGACGATCTCTTCAG AAATGCCGATTTAGTTGCCAGGCGAAGGTATGTCAATTTGGTCGAGTCAGTGAAGGATTCGGGCGGTACTGTTCATATATTTTCATCTTTGCACGTCTCAGGAGAAC AACTGGCACAGATAAGTGGCATTGCAGCAATTCTTCGTTTCCCTCTACCGGACCTTGAAGACATAGAGATGTGA
- the LOC133790570 gene encoding uncharacterized protein LOC133790570 isoform X2 — MEDPNGEWEIVDYPSNDDDFSEGKMGWILNKGLGLGKKILITGFVMSSAPLVIPPLVVISAIGFVASVPSGIFLASYACTEKLMNKLLPMPYRDGEDYYIDMEKEEDEERKDIQREVKTRIELEDEKASKDENEGADYVEGVKGNAVEITIEENGHEEDVEKEKPEENSVVESKNDKKEDQSMVDERQSRKEEPVKAEEAVVLIESEADNESRVTTVEETREEGKADNQKTAQGDQSGYKTGELPVSSGAEVKDAGSTSEKGAKSAPSGEAKKKKSVKKKPQQLQEQQQKVSDIEEEKIWEQIDAVRGIVGYKATPQKTSIEEVRALYIFTGVEPPASLEEHSDLAQVDSKLQCLMSIIGVK, encoded by the exons ATGGAGGATCCAAATGGGGAGTGGGAAATTGTGGATTATCCATCCAATGATGATGATTTTAGTGAAGGGAAAATGGGTTGGATTTTGAACAAGGGTCTGGGACTTGGAAAGAAAATTCTTATTACTGGGTTTGTAATGTCCTCTGCACCTTTGGTCATTCCACCGCTTGTGGTGATTTCTGCAATTGGGTTTGTTGCTTCAGTCCCATCTGGGATTTTCTTGGCTAGCTATGCTTGTACTGAAAAACTCATGAATAAGCTTCTCCCTATGCCTTATAGAGATGGAGAAGATTACTATATTGACATGGAAAAGGAGGAAGATGAGGAAAGAAAGGATATACAAAGAGAGGTAAAAACGAGAATTGAATTGGAAGATGAGAAGGCTAGTAAGGATGAAAATGAAGGGGCTGATTATGTGGAAGGAGTTAAAGGAAATGCAGTAGAAATTACTATAGAGGAAAATGGCCATGAGGAAGATGTGGAGAAGGAAAAACCAGAAGAAAACTCGGTGGTGGAAAGTAAAAATGACAAGAAGGAAGATCAGTCCATGGTAGATGAACGCCAAAGTAGGAAGGAAGAGCCAGTCAAGGCAGAGGAAGCTGTGGTTTTGATTGAAAGTGAGGCTGATAATGAGAGTAGAGTTACAACGGTTGAAGAAACCAGGGAAGAAGGAAAAGCTGATAACCAGAAAACTGCTCAAG GAGATCAAAGTGGATATAAAACTGGTGAGCTTCCTGTTTCAAGTGGGGCTGAGGTTAAAGATGCTGGAAGCACTTCTGAAAAAGGGGCCAAAAGTGCGCCCTCCGGTGAG gcaaagaagaagaagagtgtgAAAAAGAAGCCACAGCAACTGCAGGAGCAGCAGCAGAAG GTTTCTGATATTGAGGAGGAGAAGATATGGGAACAGATTGACGCTGTAAGAGGTATAGTTGGATACAAAGCCACACCCCAAAAGACAAGTATAGAAGAAGTTAGAGCTCTCTACATCTTCACTGGTGTGGAGCCCCCAGCATCCCTTGAGGAACACTCCGATCTGGCTCAAGTTGACAGCAAACTCCAGTGTCTTATGTCCATAATAGGAGTTAAATAG
- the LOC133790570 gene encoding uncharacterized protein LOC133790570 isoform X1: MEDPNGEWEIVDYPSNDDDFSEGKMGWILNKGLGLGKKILITGFVMSSAPLVIPPLVVISAIGFVASVPSGIFLASYACTEKLMNKLLPMPYRDGEDYYIDMEKEEDEERKDIQREVKTRIELEDEKASKDENEGADYVEGVKGNAVEITIEENGHEEDVEKEKPEENSVVESKNDKKEDQSMVDERQSRKEEPVKAEEAVVLIESEADNESRVTTVEETREEGKADNQKTAQESSTSKGDQSGYKTGELPVSSGAEVKDAGSTSEKGAKSAPSGEAKKKKSVKKKPQQLQEQQQKVSDIEEEKIWEQIDAVRGIVGYKATPQKTSIEEVRALYIFTGVEPPASLEEHSDLAQVDSKLQCLMSIIGVK; this comes from the exons ATGGAGGATCCAAATGGGGAGTGGGAAATTGTGGATTATCCATCCAATGATGATGATTTTAGTGAAGGGAAAATGGGTTGGATTTTGAACAAGGGTCTGGGACTTGGAAAGAAAATTCTTATTACTGGGTTTGTAATGTCCTCTGCACCTTTGGTCATTCCACCGCTTGTGGTGATTTCTGCAATTGGGTTTGTTGCTTCAGTCCCATCTGGGATTTTCTTGGCTAGCTATGCTTGTACTGAAAAACTCATGAATAAGCTTCTCCCTATGCCTTATAGAGATGGAGAAGATTACTATATTGACATGGAAAAGGAGGAAGATGAGGAAAGAAAGGATATACAAAGAGAGGTAAAAACGAGAATTGAATTGGAAGATGAGAAGGCTAGTAAGGATGAAAATGAAGGGGCTGATTATGTGGAAGGAGTTAAAGGAAATGCAGTAGAAATTACTATAGAGGAAAATGGCCATGAGGAAGATGTGGAGAAGGAAAAACCAGAAGAAAACTCGGTGGTGGAAAGTAAAAATGACAAGAAGGAAGATCAGTCCATGGTAGATGAACGCCAAAGTAGGAAGGAAGAGCCAGTCAAGGCAGAGGAAGCTGTGGTTTTGATTGAAAGTGAGGCTGATAATGAGAGTAGAGTTACAACGGTTGAAGAAACCAGGGAAGAAGGAAAAGCTGATAACCAGAAAACTGCTCAAG AATCTTCAACCTCCAAAGGAGATCAAAGTGGATATAAAACTGGTGAGCTTCCTGTTTCAAGTGGGGCTGAGGTTAAAGATGCTGGAAGCACTTCTGAAAAAGGGGCCAAAAGTGCGCCCTCCGGTGAG gcaaagaagaagaagagtgtgAAAAAGAAGCCACAGCAACTGCAGGAGCAGCAGCAGAAG GTTTCTGATATTGAGGAGGAGAAGATATGGGAACAGATTGACGCTGTAAGAGGTATAGTTGGATACAAAGCCACACCCCAAAAGACAAGTATAGAAGAAGTTAGAGCTCTCTACATCTTCACTGGTGTGGAGCCCCCAGCATCCCTTGAGGAACACTCCGATCTGGCTCAAGTTGACAGCAAACTCCAGTGTCTTATGTCCATAATAGGAGTTAAATAG